In Sulfuriferula thiophila, the genomic stretch TCTGGCCGCTGCAATTGGCGAATCGCGCGATACGATAGAAGATGTGCTGGAGCCGTATTTGATCCAGCAAGGTTATTTGCAGCGCACTCCGCGTGGGCGTATGGCAACCTTGATGGCGTACCGGCATTTCGGGCTGAATGTGCCGAGTAAATCGGATTTGTGGAATGAGCGCGATGCCTGAGATGGAATTTGTTTGGCCGGTGCGGGTCTACTATGAAGATACCGATGCGGCAGGGGTGGTTTATTACGCCAACTATCTGAAATTTATGGAGCGAGCGCGCACCGAATGGCTGCGTGCATTGGGGGTTGAACAAACCACGTTGCGGGATGAGTTGGGCGTGGTGTTTGTCGTGCGGCATGTGACTGTTGATTATCTTAAACCGGCGCGCTTTAATGACGCATTGCAAGTGTTGACGCGGATCAAACGGCTGAGTCCGGCGCGGATTCGCTTTGCGCAAAGCATACAGGGTGAATGCACGCTGGTGATCAGCGAAATCGAAGTGGTCTGCGTCAACGCGCTGACATTTAAACCGGTTAAAATACCGGATCAAATTTTGCAACTTTTGGAATAAATTACAGTGGATATCGGTGTGAATCAGGATTTATCGATGCTGGCCTTGCTGGCCAGCGCAAGTTTGACCGTCAAGCTGGTGATGGGGTTGTTGCTCATCGCTTCGTTCATGTCGTGGTGGTATATCTTCCTGAAAATGTTCGCGGTGAAACGTGCAGCCAGAATGGCGCAGGCGTTTGAACAAGAGTTCTGGAATGGCGCGGATCTGAATCAAATGTATCAGCGCGTTTCGCGTGACCATGACCGTTGTGGCGAACTGGAACGTATTTTTGAAGCTGGTTTTCGCGAATTCATGAAATTGAAAAATCAGCCGGGAACCGATGCGGCGATGATGACCGAGAGTTCGCGCCGCGCCATGCGTGCCGCGTATCAGCGTGAAATGGATGCATTGGAATCGCATTTGTCCTTCCTGGCGACGGTAGGTTCGGTGAGTCCGTATGTCGGTCTGTTCGGCACGGTGTGGGGCATCATGAATGCATTTCGTGGTCTGGCTAATGTGGCTCAGGCTACCTTGGCGCATGTGGCGCCTGGCATTGCCGAGGCCTTGATTGCGACCGCGATGGGCTTGTTTGCGGCCATACCGGCGGTGATTGCCTATAACCGTTATACCTATGATATTGATCGTCTGGCAAACCGCTTCGAGAGCTTTATCGAAGAGTTTTCCAATATTCTGCAACGGCAAGCGCATAAAAAATGA encodes the following:
- the ybgC gene encoding tol-pal system-associated acyl-CoA thioesterase, translating into MEFVWPVRVYYEDTDAAGVVYYANYLKFMERARTEWLRALGVEQTTLRDELGVVFVVRHVTVDYLKPARFNDALQVLTRIKRLSPARIRFAQSIQGECTLVISEIEVVCVNALTFKPVKIPDQILQLLE
- the tolQ gene encoding protein TolQ — translated: MGVNQDLSMLALLASASLTVKLVMGLLLIASFMSWWYIFLKMFAVKRAARMAQAFEQEFWNGADLNQMYQRVSRDHDRCGELERIFEAGFREFMKLKNQPGTDAAMMTESSRRAMRAAYQREMDALESHLSFLATVGSVSPYVGLFGTVWGIMNAFRGLANVAQATLAHVAPGIAEALIATAMGLFAAIPAVIAYNRYTYDIDRLANRFESFIEEFSNILQRQAHKK